The sequence CCGTGTGCCGTCGGGTGACGGAGCGACGGCCTTGATGACGCCGTTGACCTTCGGTGCGAACGGCAGCAGCGCGCCGGTCTGGATGTCGTAGGCGAGCACGTTCGATCGGGCGGTGAGTGCGGTGCCCGGTGCGGCCTTCGGCTCGCGGGCGTTGTCGAACTTGCCGACGGCGTAGACCGTGGAGCCGATGGTCGTCTGCGCCCAGACGTAGCCGTTGTCGATCTGGACCGTCGGGATCGGATCGGACGTGACGACGTTCTCGTCGCGTTGCAGCAGCGGCGGCGGCGACGACGAGACTTCCGCCGCCACCGCCGCTCCGCCGCCGAACGAGACGAGGCCGCTGACGACCAGGACACCGACGACGGCGCCGATGGCCGCCTTCCGGGCGCGCTTCAGTGCAGAGTTGTTCCCCATGTTTGTTCCCCAGTGATTTGATGTCGACCTTCAGGCCGACGTGACATCGCCGTGCGTTCCCCCACCGAGCCGGCTTCCCCACGAGACCGCACCCGGTCGGTTCGCAACGACGAACCCCCAAGTCGGAGCGTGATAGCTCACGACATGTAAAATAATAGCATACAGGATGCTCGCCCCGTCCAGTCCGGAGAGAGCCGGCGGCCGGGAGGTCCCTAGTCGAGCGGCGCCACCGCGATGCCACTGCTGGTGGCGGTGTTTCCGTCGCCGTCCTTCGCCACCACGGTGTACTCCACTGAGGTGGCGCTCGTCGCTGCTGACGTGTCGCTCGTCGCTGTCGTGTCGACGAGGGTGATCTCCGGTCGGTTCCACCAGGTGGCGTCGGCGGTCGTCGTGGCCACCGGCGTCGTGCTGTCCGAGCGGTGGAGCTCGTACGTCAGCGTCAGGTCGTCCCGATCCCAGTTGGCGGGGAGGGTGATGGTGACGCCTTCGGTGCCCTCGGCATTCGGCGCGACACTTCCCGTCCAGCTGTCGCCGGAGAGACGCGGCCCGTCCTTGGCTCCTCCCGGAGGTGTTGTGGAGAAGCGGACGATGCCCTCGAACTGCCCGTTGTTGACCGAGCGGAACTCACCGCCGATCGAGATCATGTCTCCCGTGCCCGTGATCGACAGGCCCGCCTGACCCAGTCCTGAGGTCACGCCGACGGCCCAGTCCGGAGTCCAGTTGTAGGCCGAGGGGGCGGGTGTGCCCACCCAGTCCTTGTAGTTGGGCGCGGCCGGCTGATGCACGAGCGTTCCGCGAGCATCCGCTGTGAAGGCCTCGGAGTAGCGATGCACGCGCTCGGTCTGCTCGGGGTGCAGGCCGACGGTGCCGCACGAGTGGGTGTGGCTCGTCGTGTACACGACCTTGCCCGTGGAGTAGACGCCGTAGTGGTCGCCGATGCAGTCGGCGACCCAGCGGATCTTGCCGGTGCCGGCCTCGGCCGCGAACGTGCCCTCGAGGTTTCCGACCTCGGCGGCCGCGTACACCCAGCCGGTGCCGTACACGCCGGTGGCATCGGCCGTGAGCGCGAAGATTCCGGCCTTGCCTGAGGCGGTGCCGCTGTTCGATCCGTTCTGGATCGAGTCGGATGCCAGCCAGGCGGTGTCGACTGTGCCGGTGGTCTTGTCCACCGCGCCGAGGCCGCGCATCGTGGTGTCGCCGCTGACCTGCGAGAAGCGTCCGCCGATGATCGTATCCGCGCCGGCGGGGTCCATCACCATCGCGTCGACCTGCAGATCAGTCGTCGGTGCCCATGGCAGGAGGACACCATCGGATGCATTGAACGCGGTGAGGTTCTTCCTGGCCGTGCCGTTGGCCTGGGTGAACAGGCCGCCGGCGTAGACGCTGGTGCCCGAGGTCGCCAGCGCGTAGACGCCCGATCCGCCGATCGACGGGATGAAGCCCGGGACGAGCTCGCCGGTCTTCGCGTCGAGGGCGGCGATGTTCCAGCGGTCTTTGCCGTTGACGGAGTTGAAGGAGCCGCCGATGTAGATGCGGCTGCCATCGGGCGATGCGGCGACGGCTTTGATGACGCCGTTGACCTTCGGTGCGAACGGCAGCAGCGCGCCGGTCTGGATGTCGTAGGCGAGCACGTTCGATCGGGCGGTGAGTGCGGTGCCCGGTGCGGCCTTCGGCTCGCGGGCGTTGTCGAACTTGCCGACGGCGTAGACCGTGGAGCCGATGGTCGTCTGCGCCCAGACGTAGCCGTTGTCGATCTGGACCGTCGGGATCGGATCGGACGTGACGACGTTCTCGTCGCGTTGCAGCAGCGGCGGCGGCGACGACGAGACTTCCGCCGCCACCGCCGCTCCGCCGCCGAACGAGACGAGGCCGCTGACGACCAGGACACCGACGACGGCGCCGATGGCCGCCTTTCGGGCGCGCTTCGGCGCAGAGTTGTTCCCCATGATGTTGATTCCCCAGTGATTTGATGCCGACCCCAGATCGGCATGACATCGCCGTACGCTCCAGACCGAGACGGCTTCCCCAGAGGCCGTGCCCAGTCGGTTCGTGACGACGAACCCCCAAGTCGAAGCATGATAGCTATCGACATGTAAAATAATAGCATATCGGATGCTGGTTCGCGAATCAGGCCGAGATCAGCCGCGTCGCAGACCTGAAAGCGATGGCTCTGCGCAGCCGGTCGGCCGCTGGGGGACCAGCAGAGCCGACCTCGGGTACGATCCGAGGTCGGCTCTCGTTCTTTCCACTCGGGCTGCGGAAGCGGGCGGCCCGAGACCCTTCGATCAGTGGGGTGCTATCCAGGTGATGCCGCCGCTGGCGGTGACGTTGCCGTCGGCATCCTTCGCCACCACTGTGTACTCCCGTGGCGTATCGTCCGTGGCTGTCTCGTCCACGAGGATCACGAGTGGTCGGTTCCACCAGGTCGCATCTGCCGTCGTCGTGGCCACCGGCGTCGCGCTGTCCGCGCGGTGGAGCTCGTAGCTGAGGGTCAGGTCATCGCGGTCCCAGTTGGCGGGGAGGGTGACGGTGACGCCCGCGGAACCGTCGGCGTTCCCCTCGGCGCTTCCTGTCCAGTCGTCGCCGGAGAGACGGGGCTTGTCCTTCGCTCCGCCCGGAGGGGTCGTCGAGAAGCGGACGAGTCCTTCGAACTGGCCGTTGTTGACCGAGCGGAACTCGCCGCCGACGGAGATCATGTTCCCGGTGCCCGTGATGGACAGGCCCGCCTGACCCATGCCCGTGGTCTGACCCACGCCCCAGTCCGGGGTCCAGGCATACGCCGACGGAGCGGGCGTACCCGCCCAGTCCCTGTAGTTGACGTTGGGCTGATGCCCCAGTGTGCCCCTGGCATCGGCGGTGAATGCCTCCGAGTATCGGTACGTCGTCTGCCGCTGCTCGGGCTGCAAGCCCACAGTCCGGCATGCGTGGGTGTGGCTCGTCGTGTACACGACCTCGCCGGTGGAGTAGACGCCGTAGTGATCACCGAGGCAGTCGGCCACCCAGCGGAGCTTGCCGGTCCCGGCTTCGGCAGCGAAAGCCCCTTCCAGGTTGGTCGGCTGTACGGCCCCATAGGACCAGGCGGTGCCGTAGACGCCCGTCGCGTCGGTGGCGAGACTGAAGATTCCCGTTCGCCCCGTGGAACGGGTGGCCCGGACGCTGTTGATCGCGGACGGTGTCTGCCAGGCGGTGTCCACTGCACCGGTGGTCTTGTCGACCGCTCCGATGCCGCGCAGGGCGGTGTTGCCGCTGATCTGCGAGAAGCGTCCGCCGATGATCGTGTCCGCCCCGGCCGGGTCCATCACCATCGCGTCGACCTGCTGGTCGGTCGTCGGTGCCCAGGGCAGGAGGGTGCCGTTGGAGGCGTCGAAGGCGGCGAGGTTCTTCCGCGCGGTGCGGTTGCCCTGCGTGAACAGCCCACCGGCATAGACGCTCGTGCCCGAGGTCGCCAGGGCGTAGACGCCGGATCCGCCGATGGAGGGCACGAAGCCCGGCGCCAGTTCGCCCGTCGTGGGGTCGAGGGCGGCGATGTTCCAGCGGTCTTTGCCGTTGACGGAGTTGAAGGAGCCGCCGATGTAGATCCGTGTGCCATCGGGCGATGCGGCGACGGCCTTGATGACGCCGTTGACTGTGGGTGCGAAGGGCAGCAGCGCGCCGGTGTCGATGTCGTAGGCGAGCACGTTCGACCGCGCCGTGAGCGCCGTTCCGGGCGCGGCTTTCGGTTCGCGGGCGTTGTCGAACTTGCCGACGGCGTAGACCGTGGAGCCGACGGTCGTCTGCGCCCAGACGTAGCCGTTGTCGATCTGGACCGTCGGAATCGGATCTGACGTGACGACGTTGTCGTCGCGTTGCAGCAGCGGTGGAGGTGAGGTCTCGGCCACCGCCGCTCCGCCACCGGATGAGACCAGGCCGGCGGCGACCAGGGCCCCGACGGCGGCGCCGATGGCCGCTTTCCGGGCGCGCTTCAGCGCAAAGATGTTCCCCATGTATTCGTTCCCCAGAGATAGATGCCGGCCCTTCAGGCCGACATGACATCGCCGCGCGTTCCCACCGAGTCGGCTTCCCCACGAGCCTGCGACACGGTCGAGCCGCGACGACGAACCTATGCCCGGACAGGTAGCCCGTGGCAGGTAAAACGATACGGACCGGAGGGCGGGAGCGCCACGGATCCCGCACCTTCATACCGGATCGCGCACGGCCCCGGTGGTCGCGTCGAGCGTGAGGCGATCGGTGCTACTGCCCGGAGCCACCGGGAGGCCGCTGCCGCGTCGGGCGCAGCTGCCGGAGCTTCGCGATGAGCATCGTCGCGCGCGTGAGCTCGATGCCCAGGATGAGGAGGATGATCAGCGCCGCGATCCAGTACAGCTCCATCACGTTGCCGACCTCTCCCGACTCTGCGTAGTTGGTCGTGGTGGCCGGCGCCTCCGGCAGCACGGGGGCGGCCTCTGCGGTCCGATGCTCGTACTCCACGCCGAGCTGGTCGGCGATGGCCTCCAGGTTCGTCTCGTCGATCACGGAGAGGGCGTCTGCCCCCTCGTACTGGATGTACTCGGCACCGCCCTCGGAGAGCCCGCCCGTCGTGATGCGCATCGGCCCGCCCTCCGCAGTGCCGTAGCCGAACACGGCCCCTGCGTCGGTGTACTTCTCGCTCGAGCTGAACGACTCGGGCTCGCTGTCGACCGTCTGCTCCCCGTCGCCGAAGTAGAACACCATCCGCGAGCGGTCGGGCGATGATTCCGCCGCCGACGCGAGGGTCTCGGTCAGCAGGGGTGCCGCGATGCCGATCGAGCTCCCGCGCGACTGACTCGTCACTTCGGGCCGCAGCACCTCCAGCGATCCCATGAGCGCCGTGGTGTCGGTGGTCAGCGGCATCCTCAGCTCGGCCGCCGCATCCGAGGTGATGAGCGCGAAGCGTGCTCCTGGGTACTCCTCGACGAGCGTGCGCACGTCTTCACGGATGCCGTCGAGCCGCGGTTCGCCCTCGTCCCAGTCCTCGGCCACGATGCTCGCGGTCGTGTCGACGACGAGCACGATGTCGGTGTCGGTCGCGAGCGTCTGGGTCGCGCCTCCCGGGATACCGGGGCGCAGCAGCAGCGCGGCGCAGGCGAGCACCAGCACCAGGCGCATCGCCCACAGCGCGCGGTGTCCGGCGACCGTGCGCGTGTCGGCAGGCGCCCCTCCGGCGGTCCGGGGCGGTCGCACCAGGACCCAGATCGCGAGTGCGGCGACCGGGGCGCACAGCAGCAGGATCAGCAGCGGGTTCAGCACGGGCTGGAAGATCACAGTCGCACCCTCCACAGCACCACGACGAAGCCGAGGAGACAGACCGAGAGCACCGCGATCCAGAGATTCGGGGCGTCCGTCCAGACCACCTGCGCCTCGCCGCGCAGCTCGGTCGCCTCCTGCTCCTGCACCTGCTCGACGATGTCGGAGACAGTCGTCGTATCGCGCAGGCCGAATGCGGCCCCGCCGGTGGACTCGGCCGCGGCGGAGAGCTCCGCGCTGACGTCGGCATCCTTGCCCTGCACGGGATTCAGCGCGAACACCCGCACCTCCTTCGAGGCCGCATACGCCGCCGCCTCGTCGAGCGTGACGATGGAGGCGCCGTTGACCTCGTTGTCGGTCGCGAAGATCACCGACCGCGAACGATCGTCACCCGGACGGTCGAACCCCATCGTGCAGGCGGCGAGGCCGTCTCCGATCAGGGAGGCGCCGTCGCCGTTGAGGGTGCCGACCCAGTGTTCGGGGATCTGGTCGACGTAGTCGAAGCTCCGGGTCATGCTCTCCAGGTGCTCGCGGATGAAGTCGTAGTCGTCGGTCAGCGGGAAGATCTGCACCGGGGAGCTGTTGAAGATCGTCAGCCCGATCCGCTCGCCCTCGAAGTCGTCGAGCAGCTCTTCGAACACCGTCAGCACCTCGACGTCGACCTCGGACATCGAGCCGGAGACGTCGAGGCACAGCATGATGTCGCGGCTCGTGTTGACCGGCTGGATGGTCTGGGCCGACATCGGCCGAGCGGCCACGACGCCCG is a genomic window of Microbacterium maritypicum containing:
- a CDS encoding VWA domain-containing protein, whose product is MIFQPVLNPLLILLLCAPVAALAIWVLVRPPRTAGGAPADTRTVAGHRALWAMRLVLVLACAALLLRPGIPGGATQTLATDTDIVLVVDTTASIVAEDWDEGEPRLDGIREDVRTLVEEYPGARFALITSDAAAELRMPLTTDTTALMGSLEVLRPEVTSQSRGSSIGIAAPLLTETLASAAESSPDRSRMVFYFGDGEQTVDSEPESFSSSEKYTDAGAVFGYGTAEGGPMRITTGGLSEGGAEYIQYEGADALSVIDETNLEAIADQLGVEYEHRTAEAAPVLPEAPATTTNYAESGEVGNVMELYWIAALIILLILGIELTRATMLIAKLRQLRPTRQRPPGGSGQ
- a CDS encoding VWA domain-containing protein encodes the protein MALANVWMLVAAVAVVLVAVTVGLILGLRRSGGGRGGDTARVARAERLRALPTFRRALARRALALSGILALGAVTAIVAGVVAARPMSAQTIQPVNTSRDIMLCLDVSGSMSEVDVEVLTVFEELLDDFEGERIGLTIFNSSPVQIFPLTDDYDFIREHLESMTRSFDYVDQIPEHWVGTLNGDGASLIGDGLAACTMGFDRPGDDRSRSVIFATDNEVNGASIVTLDEAAAYAASKEVRVFALNPVQGKDADVSAELSAAAESTGGAAFGLRDTTTVSDIVEQVQEQEATELRGEAQVVWTDAPNLWIAVLSVCLLGFVVVLWRVRL